Below is a window of Candidatus Viadribacter manganicus DNA.
CCTCGCGTGCGCGCGTCCGGTCGAAGGTGTGAGGCGCGACAGAGGGCTCTTCGGAAAGATTGGCGAGAGCGGCCTGCGCAGCCTGGCGCAGTTCGTCGTCACTGACCGCCCCCTCCTCGCCTGCATCGATCACCTCCGCCTCGAAGGCCTCGACCGTCGTTTGCATCGCGGCGATGGCGCGCGGAACCGCGCCGCCGCTTCGCCAGCCGTCGACGAAGCGGCGCATGAACGCCTCAGCTGACAGCCGGCCTTCAAGATAAGCTTCGATCAGTGCGCGCCAGTCGGCCGGGCTCACGTCACTTCTTCTCTTTCTTCTTGTACATCGCCAGCATGCGCTGGGTGACAAGGAAGCCGCCAAAGATGTTCACCGCAGCCAGACCCGCAGCGAGGCCGCCAGCGCCCTTTGCAACCCAACCGCCTTCAGTGAGGCTGCTGGCGCCGGCGGCGATAAGCGCACCAACGATGATGACGGATGAGATGGCGTTGGTGACGGCCATGAGCGGCGTATGCAACGCCGGTGTCACGGACCAGACAACGTAATAGCCAACGAAAATCGCCAGCACGAAGATGGCGAGATAGAATACAAACGGATCAACCGCTTCCATGGGCTCCCCGATGCGCAATTGGGCGGATTCGGCGCTAGGACTAAGAGGCGGAATTCGCGTCAGGTCAACCGGTAGTCGCGAGCCCCGTTACGAAGCGAAACGAGTGCGGCACTCATTCGCGGCCGCCGTTCGCTGGGCGGTAGGTTGCTCTTGCCAATAGCCCTTCGAAGCACTGGCGGCATAACGGCCAGTCATGCCCTCCACGCCAGGCTCACGGTTCAGCGCATCAAGGATGCGACCCAGCACTGGCGCCCATGCGCCTGTAGCGCCCTGCGGATAGCTTAGAACATCGAGGTTGGCGTGAGCCGCCACGGCGCCGGCGCAATAGCTCAAATCCTGGGCCGCGCTTGCCGATTGAGCGTTTGCGGGCGAACCTGCGAGAGCCACAATAGCAAGCGCCGCGAAAGTCGCGTTGCGAACAAGACCGGCCAT
It encodes the following:
- a CDS encoding NAD(P) transhydrogenase subunit alpha; this translates as MEAVDPFVFYLAIFVLAIFVGYYVVWSVTPALHTPLMAVTNAISSVIIVGALIAAGASSLTEGGWVAKGAGGLAAGLAAVNIFGGFLVTQRMLAMYKKKEKK